From Candoia aspera isolate rCanAsp1 chromosome 4, rCanAsp1.hap2, whole genome shotgun sequence, a single genomic window includes:
- the LOC134496984 gene encoding vomeronasal type-2 receptor 26-like translates to MDFKTPPTSDLFEDIMVIIQIYQHILALVFAVKEINTNPQILPNVTLGFQIYNSHFTSKWMYHASMELLSSKGRLIPNYNCDTQKYPVAIIGGPDTDVCLHTAIILHIYKFPQLMYGSAPTTDQDRQAGFYHQIFPNMDHQYKGIIQLLKHFQWTWIGVLFVSNDNGEKFVQNVVPMFLQSGVCFDFIERFPTASYSTDILNIVKEGMKMYGVVMNSTVNSVVVQGEIDIMIILRMFPAVSKFDEIPLQGNSKIWIMTAQMDFTSLPFQRWEDLDFLHGALSFAVHSREVPGFREFLQSRKPDFSPEDGFIRVFWKEAFGCVFSGSMVDGKPNPVMDSQPTCTGEEKLETLPSSVFEMDMTGHSYSIYNAVYIVAQALHIAHSMTFKHRARTGKVRLTELLSHHPWKLNEVLRRISFNNTAGEAISFNQNGELEGGFDVINWITFPNKSFLKVKVGGIGSVTSQEDMLSIYEEAIIWPSRFNQVRPLSQCNNYCHLGSTKTKIEGKPFCCYDCLRCPEGKISNLIDMDYCFSCPEDQYANKDQNSCLPKVVTFLTYVETLGTLLAISSLFSTFILLLVLGIFIKYQDTPIVKANNRNLTYILLISLLLSFLCALLFIGKPNKKTCLLRQSAFAIIFTVAVSCVLAKTITVILAFMATKPKSAMRKWMGKRLAISIVFFCSFIQVILCTVWLLTFPPFPDFNMHLMAEEIVLECNEGSFVMFYCVLGFMGLLALVSFTVAFFARKLPDTFNEAKFITFSMLIFCSVWLSFVPSYLTTGGKHMVAVEIFSIVTSSGGLLVCIFFPKCYIIILRPELNSKQQLRQRRS, encoded by the exons ATGGACTTCAAGACACCTCCTACGAGTGATCTCTTTGAGGATATTAT GGTCATAATTCAGATTTACCAACACATCCTGGCTTTAGTATTTGCTGTCAAGGAGATCAACACTAATCCCCAGATTCTACCCAATGTAACACTGGGCTTCCAAATCTATAACAGTCATTTCACTTCAAAATGGATGTATCATGCCTCAATGGAACTCCTTTCCTCTAAAGGCAGATTAATCCCAAACTACAACTGTGACACCCAGAAATATCCAGTAGCAATAATTGGAGGACCTGACACTGATGTATGTCTTCACACAGCCATCATTCTGCACATCTACAAGTTTCCTCAG TTGATGTACGGCTCTGCTCCAACCACAGATCAGGACAGACAGGCTGGTTTCTACCaccaaatatttccaaatatggaCCATCAGTATAAGGGAATTATTCAGCTACTGAAGCATTTTCAGTGGACATGGATCGGGGTCTTGTTTGTGAGCAATGACAATGGGGAGAAGTTTGTACAAAACGTGGTACCCATGTTTCTCCAGAGCGGGGTCTGCTTTGATTTCATTGAAAGATTCCCAACTGCTTCTTATTCCACTGACATTCTCAATATTGTGAAAGAAGGTATGAAAATGTATGGTGTTGTCATGAACAGCACTGTGAATTCAGTGGTAGTTCAAGGTGAAATTGATATAATGATAATTTTGAGAATGTTTCCAGCTGTGTCAAAATTTGATGAGATACCATTACAAGGAAACAGTAAAATCTGGAttatgacagcccagatggaCTTCACATCTCTTCCCTTTCAGAGGTGGGAAgacctagattttctccatggtgctctgTCCTTTGCAGTTCATTCAAGAGAGGTCCCAGGGTTTCGGGAATTTCTTCAGTCGAGAAAACCAGACTTCAGTCCagaagatggctttattaggGTTTTCTGGAAGGAGGCATTTGGATGTGTGTTCTCAGGCTCCATGGTTGATGGGAAACCCAACCCAGTCATGGACAGTCAACCGACATGCACTGGGGAGGAGAAGCTAGAGACCCTCCCTTCCTCCGTTTTTGAAATGGACATGACTGGCCACAGCTatagcatctacaatgcagtctatATTGTGGCACAGGCATTGCACATTGCTCATTCAATGACCTTCAAACATAGAGCAAGAACAGGCAAAGTGAGACTTACTGAACTTCTCAGTCATCACCCATGGAAG ctcAATGAAGTTTTAAGAAGGATCTCATTCAATAATACGGCAGGAGAAGCAATATCTTTCAACCAAAATGGAGAACTAGAGGGTGGATTTGATGTCATCAATTGGATCACATtcccaaacaagtcctttctgAAAGTCAAAGTGGGTGGAATAGGGTCTGTGACTTCCCAAGAGGACATGCTGAGCATCTACGAGGAAGCCATCATCTGGCCAAGCAGGTTTAACCAG gtCCGGCCACTTTCTCAGTGTAACAATTACTGCCATTTGGGTTCCACCAAGACAAAAatagaagggaagccattttgctgttATGATTGTCTTCgctgtccagaagggaagatttccAATCTGATAG ATATGGATTACTGCTTTtcatgtccagaagatcaatatgcAAACAAGGATCAGAATTCATGCCTTCCAAAAGTTGTAACATTCCTGACTTATGTGGAAACGTTGGGGACTCTCTTGGccatttcttctctcttctccactTTTATCCTTTTGTTGGTTCTGGGCATCTTCATTAAGTACCAGGACactcccattgtcaaggccaacaaccgaaACCTCACCTACATCCTACTCATTTCGCTCCTGCTTTCATTCCTTTGTGCTTTACTATTTATTGGCAAACCCAATAAAAAAACTTGTCTCCTCCGACAAAGTGCTTTTGCCATAATATTTACTGTAGCTGTATCATGTGTGTTAGCAAAAACCATCACTGTGATTttagctttcatggccaccaaaccaaAGTCTGCAATGAGGAAATGGATGGGGAAGAGATTGGCCATTTCAATTGTCTTTTTCTGCTCCTTCATTCAAGTCATTCTTTGTACTGTCTGGCTGTTGACTTTTCCTCCGTTCCCCGACTTCAATATGCACTTAATGGCGGAAGAAATTGTTctggaatgtaatgaaggctcctttgtcatgttctactgtgtcctgggctTTATGGGCCTCCTAGCCCTTGTCAGCTTCACTGTAGCATTCTTTGCCCGGAAACTACCGGacactttcaatgaagccaaatttatcaccttcagcatgttgatcttttgcagtgtttggctctcctttgttccTAGCTATCTGACCACAGGGGGCAAAcatatggtggctgtggagatcttctcgaTCGTAACGTCCAGTGGGGGGCTCCTTGTATGcatctttttccctaaatgctatATCATTATACTGAGGCCTGAACTGAATAGCAAGCAGCAACTAAGACAAAGGAGAAGCTGA